The genome window CTGCAATACCGAAGCGCTTCCTGATAGAGGGGTCCTTGAAAAGGGCACGGTATCCAGGGCTGATGGCCTCCTTCTCGTACTCGATAGCAGCCTGGATAGCCAGgacctcatcctcaacctcctcctcagtgTCACGGATACTTCGAAGGGCGGACCGGGCATCGTCgatcttgcccttcttgatAAGGAAACGGGGAGACTCTGGCTGGAATGGGAGCAGGATGATGACCAAGATGGGAACGAGGACCTGGAAGATAACAACCATGCGCCAATCCCACTCGCCGAGCTTCTCTCGGTTCTTGCCACAGGCGAAGTTGATCCAGTAGGCAATAAAGGCACCGACCGAGTAGAAGAGTTGCCAGAAGGTCATAACCTGACCTCGAATCTCAGGGGGGGAGACTTCACCGATGTAAACAGGGCCAGCAGCTGAAGGAAGTCAGTGACCAGTCACAGGAGCTGGtaaaagtatataacttACTGAGAGCGGTGCCCTGACCAATACCGATGAGGACACGGCCGAGAATGAAGACACCAAGCTTTCCCTTAGGGGCAAAAGCCTGGATGATAgcggcgatgatggtgatgaagcaACCAATACCCATACCGGCACGTCGACCGAGCCAATCAGCCAGGGGGCCACCAATGAAGAAACCACTAACGATAGCACCGATGGTGTAGCATGTGTTGATGAGACCGACAGTGTAACTGTCATTCTTGAGGTCGAGATTGAACCAGTTCAGCCAGTTCTCTGAGGCCTGGAGAGCGTTGAAAACACTGGAGTCAAAGCCGTAGAGCGTCATACAAGACGCAGCTACCATGGCAATGAACCAGTTGTAGACTCTGGTCTTGCTGGGCATGTTGGCGGTGTTTGGCCCTGagcctttctttttttcGGGTGTCTTTTATCTAGAGTTGCCGATTATATGACTCAAGAATGAGAAAGGTCGATCTCAAAAAGAGgcagagaagagaatgaggatAGTGGGACGAAGAAcagaggagagaaggagtgaagatgatgcttcCCTTGCTATCTTTTTATCTTCGAGACGAGGAAGGGACCCCCAGAGGCTAGAGCCGTCTTTCTTGCCCCCAGACCCCAGACTATGTCTTTCCTAGGTTAACCCCAGACCCAACCCCAGGATGCGGTTGCGGTTTGCGTTGCGGCTACCTATGGATGGTTTACGGACGGACGCACCTTCCCCACCATCCATAAGCCTCTAATTGTGTGTTAAATCTGATGTCTCAATTTGAATGGCCTGACTTTCTTTCTGTTGTTCTTGCTGTCTCCTGAAATTTTAACTTGACTATTCAGTAGAAGAGACAGCATTTACACCCACCATTCACGCTCGTAACTCGATCCCTGGTACTTGACGATAAGGCAGTCGAGCATGTATATCGATTCCATGTATGTATCCATCCCTCTTATCGAACGTTGAGAATTCGCTTAATTATTGTTGTTTCCACTTTTCTAGTACCGAGTCGGATCCCATCATCCCATCGTTGAGCCTTCAAAGTTCAAACCCCCGCAACTATTGAACGACTTAGCTCAAGATCGGAACCCCCAAAGTTGCATCCTATTCCCCCACGATTCATTTACCATGAGTCTAAAGAATAGAATTCAGTCCAATGTATCAAAAGAAGACTCCCTTAATTAGACTTGTGATGCTACTGTGCCGTGCCGAGTTCCGTCTGCCCAGGTCGCTAACCCCTGTCATGCCCTCCACCGGCTCGGCGCCTCTGTCAGTTTTGGGTGGCATGCTTAACGCCTGTTGGAGCAATTTCTTCCTGGCTTTCTCTTAGACCTCGACTCTCTTTGGAATTGGCTTCCTTGGGGGAGTGGAGAATGGGGGAATGTCTTTTTGCGGCTGATGGTGGCCGTACCGCGTGGCCAGATGGCAGGGCATCAAAAGCTACGATTGGTGGAATATCTAAGGAAATAATTCCTCCGTCGAGATAGTCAAAATTTAACTCTGCCCGTGCTAGACCCGTTCTAAGCCAAGCTCCATGCCTCCACCTCCACGATTCACCCGTGCGGAGTAGACCGCTTCTCGTTTTCCTGGATCTCTTCCCCGCATTGGATTTACCTTGGATATGGAGAAGAATCTCGGGGagaaaacaaacaaagaTAAGCGGCTATTGGGAAGTGATTACTCCGTGATCGTTGGTATTCTATCTATGCTGCGATATGCTACAATTAGTAACTGAGTCTGATGGCGCCACATCATCTATATCTTTGACAGTTGAGTCTATCTGAACAGCATAGAGAGCAAGGTAACCCCAAAACGTAAGACTCAAGGGTCCTCCAACTTGACAGCGACCTCATGGATGTAGTAGACCTGGTCAAGGCGCGGCATGACTTGATTGACTCCAAAACTGAACCACAtagctccagctccagctctTGCCAAGATATCGACCCCTTATTCAGCCCGATCTTACACCCTCTTACAAGTTGTCATATTGCATCTTGACCATACCGCTTAGACGACAACAACACACCACACCATGAATCTCAATGCCAAGTACGATTAACCCAGGGTCCCAAGCGCCACTGACAACAGACCGATGCTTCCTTTGTGTAACGACAACGTAGTATTCTACCTCGCAAGTGTTTAGCCTTTTGTAGAGTACCTAGTAGCTATTCTTCACAGTTTCCCTCTCCTTGACAGCAGCACAGTTAACGCTAACTGACTCTCTCGCGGAAGTACATTCAACATAAAGCCAAATCACGCTACTCCTATGTTCGGCGGGGTCGGTCGATTGCTAACTGATAGAGATTACTATATTTCTgcctcaacttcatcattCCAACTCCGAATTACAGCATTGTCACCCCCAAACTTTGCGCCTATCCCCATCATTCATACACTAAACAATGCACAATTGCTTTCGGCTAAATTCGAATCGATGCAGTGGTGTTCATCATATTTCCCTAACTTTAGCCAATAGGTTGCTTCACGGGGGTCTAGTCGAGGGTCTAGTCGATGGTCTGATTGTTAGGTCCTAGTCGTAGAGTCACAGAAGGCATTGCCTTTCTAAAATAGGCAGACTACCTATTCAATCCTGTCAATGAAACTCACATACCATGAATCATCCTGATTTGATATCATCTTCATAGCAATTGAGTCTGGATTCATGCCAGCGATAGGTTTCACCCTGTACACGGCTGCCCAACGGACACCGAGAGTATTACAAAGTCGGAACCTCCGGTCTAACCTATTGCATAGCCTTACAAAGACATAAATAAGGATTGGGATTATGTGTCACTTTGGAATTGTTTGAACCTTAATGTTCATGAGTATGCCTATACCCAACTTCCTTCTTTATAATTTCGAGTCAAGTGCTAATGCGGTTTGGCCAACCTACATCAGTGAAATTGCAGACTCCAGCTCCTCATTTACACATTGAACCAGATATAATACACTGCATCTCGGAGCACCAGTAAGTTAGGCTTTAACTCTACCCTAAATCTAACCAAAGAGCCTTGGCCCTAGAGCGTGCTTGGAGTTAAGCATGATGAATGTttcttccatcatcttccaaAGCCCGATTCTGGGATATATTATCAGGAGTTGCCACCGTGGAACATTTGTGTAATATCAACTCCTCCCCATGGCATCTCCTTGAATTGCTGTGAGCTTTGTATTTAAAAACCAGCCTGAGTTTGGGGTGGTATACCTCTGCCCTGATACTGTAATTGATATTGTTCTCTAGCAGTATCACGTATTTGCTTTCGCCTCGAAAGTCGGTCCACCATTTCCTGGGATATCATACTAAAACTTTCTCTCCAGGTCGAGGCATCTGCCCAACGGTCTCCGTAGGTATCTAATGTCTGTGAGACCTTATCGAGACACCTCAAGCTGCGATCAAGGTTATCCTCTCCATTCATTCCTTGGGGTTGCAATCGTCTTGGGAGAGGAGGGGCAGGTGCAGCACCCGGGCGAGAAATTGGAATCGGAACCGGCATTCCCGAAAGAAGCATATCTTCCGCATCCCTTAGAACCGCGAGGAACTGATTCGCCATAAAATAGACCCTCAACACATCATGATATGTATAGAATCCGGAATTTTGTGCACCATGTGCTATCTCATGGACAGTGTCAAGGTAGGCCATCGAGTGCTCAAAAATCAGAATACGGTTATAGTCGGTGATGCTGGGTGCCCTGGCCGAGGGCGCAATACAGTAGACGTAGCTATACCTCAGCTCCTGGTCGAACAATTGTCGGATTTCAGGGGCCAGATTTGTCGGCAGAGTGTCTTGCCATTCGCGCATATCAAGACACATTTTCCAAATATAGGAGATTGGATCCTGCAGAGGGACCGAACCTGATTGATACAACTCCTGATACCAATGGGATTGCGCTCGCCGGAGTTGAAAGAGCAGCAGAGCAGGGTCTGCGGGTTGGGGACCGGTGATGGGACCTGACACAGAACTCTTTCTCCCGTTATTAGACGCCTGAGGAAAGGCGACATTAACAGTATCATCAGTAAACGAAAATGTTCGCGCATGGACCATACTGATGGCACTAAAGTGTAGGTTAGCAGGTGCGGGCTTGTTCACAAAGAAAGGGTTATAGAGACTTGCCGATCAAGAGCATAGACGCAGTAAAAGATTTTGCGTCGCATGTCCAGAGAAGCTTTGTCAGGGATAGAAGACAAAGGAGGGTCTTGGTGAAAACCTAGGTCAACTATCGCACGAGCTGTGAAACCTATCAAATGCCAGCTATCGAAGTGGGCAGGGTCCAACATGGCATATTGCgtcaaaagaagaagcgactggATTTGTGTTACGTATCCAGGAGTGAGAGCACCATCAGCATGATTCATAGCTCTTGACGCATACTCGAGGCCAGTAAGATAGTGTGTATCTTGGCTACGTTTGCTTTGGACTGTAGAGCCAATGGCAAGGACCATGTACACCATCCAATAGTCCGAGTCTTTGATAGTCCGGGTATCTTCTTGATATATGTCGTCAAGAGCGGTTAAAAGTGAGGTTTCCGAAAAGCAGGGGAACAACGAATAGACATTGTCCATGTAATGCTGGACCAGCACATGGGCAGTTTGTCTCGGAGGTAAGCGGGCTTGGTCAGACTCTGGAAGGGCATCGTTCGTTGTTGCCGCCAAGACTAGTCTAGCAAACGTCATGTTTGTTGATATAGGTTCAAAGTCTCGCGTTGTTGCATTGACAGAACTATCGAGGCATATTAGCACCAAAATCAAGGACTTAACTTGCTGTTGAGTACTTACAGAAAGCCAAAGTCGGATACAAGAGAGTTGACATCAGAAGTCTCCCGCTTTTGCGCCGCTTTGCGATGTATAGCGGCGCGAATGAGCGCAAGAGAGTCTCTACGGTCCATCTGTTGCACATTAAAGGCCGATGCATCCGTATCATGGAGCGCAACGGATGCCTTGCGTGATTTTGCAAACTGAAGCCGTTTTTCAAGCTTTTCTATGCGTAATTCCAAGGCCGCCACGTAACTGAGCACAAGAATTAGATCGGCTCGCACTCTCAACGACCAAGTTATCGACCAACCTTCTCTCCTTGCCTCGAGCGAACTGGTCGTTTGCCGCTGAACACTCATTTGAACGACCAGCCTTTTCGCAGGCTGTACAAGCTGGCAGTTTGCCATCACACTATATGATATTAGCCTCTGTCCGCAACATATGAGCGGCAAGCTAGTTGTTTTtaccttgaccttggcagcGCGGCCTTATACACGAATTCAGTCAGCAAACATGGCCCCTCGAATATAGTCTCACTACTTACACCGAGAGCAAGCGGACACTGGCCTTGACACCCTCAAAAGCGGGTTGTGAGAGAAACTCGGACGTGGCATTTTGTTAAGCCTGTAGATGCCGACCTAGCACAAGGTATCGACGAGAAAAGTCCTGAAGGACTGATATTGCGGAGTGTCCGTGCAACCAACTACAATAAGCGTAACGAATAGAGCTTGACTGGAGATAGTAGTTGATGGGTGAGGTCTGGGGTAACAGTTCGTTCGAGTGTCGTCAAATTTCTCCACTCGGAAGCGGGACAATTAAGACCACGAGGACCAGGTCGGTTCCAGAAGTCAGTGGACAAGAGCCAGTGGATTGACCTGTGATCTAAGCCGTTGACTCCGGTAATACGAAGGGATTGTAGTTGACCTTGAAGAATCTCAAGGAGCCTGACCACAACGTGAAGCGCAATCAGAAAGGGGCGTGGGAAATGGGCGCGGTCTTGTGCAGGCAGTCAATCCACTGTTCCGTGGCGTCGTTGGCTAGTTCTTCTGAGTGGACGGTTGCGGGACAATCATCCAGGAATGGACTTAAAGAACTCGATGCGTCGATAACGCGTTGTATTGGGGTTTCAGACCTATCTCTAAGTTTCTGAAAAGGACAAGCTGAGATGATGACGGGAGGGAAGTGGCATCTCAACCGCAAAACATGGCAATGTAGTTTTGGCGAcaataaagataataaagTGCTGTTGTCTCATCAAGTCGACTCGTGTCCCTCGAGTTGTCGAGCGGGGCGGGGCAACAAATGTGGGTGGATAGATGGCGTAGTGCGGTTATACAGCGGCACAAATGACGATTAGCAAGAGGTACAGGTACTATTATATGGTCTGTGATGGGCAGTTTTAGTATTGAAGAGCGTTGCTATTTCTGACGGTGATAATGGTTGTTGTTATTGCGTATCAAGAATGTCAGCGACATGAGTGTAGGGAAGAAAAAAGATCAGGCGAGCCTCCATGACAGTACGGACAGTTCAGTTGTTATTGGCAGGTGAGCTCATCCCAGGCGGGCGTCAGTAGAACAACCACCTCGGTTCATGATTGTAAACTCTATTCATCAACCTCAGAACAAAATTGAGGGTCGGTGATCAATGACTCCCCGAAGCTTCAATATCTAATATGCCAATTCCCGCTAACAAATTTCCCTGTGTACAAAAGTTCCGAACTCTATCATATGCTGTCTTATGCCGTGTTGAGCCACCGAAATGCAGAGTTATAGAACCAGGGCGAATTTAGGATACGACGAATCTCAGACGGACTGACCGGATTCATTTCCCCGATGCACGTCAGTTCAATGCTATACTTTAAATACCTGCCGAATATTCAATGTGTCTGTGTACGTACTTGACCTGCAGAATACTGTGCAATCGTAGCTCCCTTCGACCTCATCATGACATGCCAACGTCTGTTGTTTTTAGAGCTATAAGTTTCTCTACTTCGATTGAAACTCTCATGCTTGGACTTGCGACAAGTAAATACTATAACATTAACGACTGAGTTACAGTCTGTAAACGCGACTGAGTAGCGGGTAAGGTTGAGTTTTATATCGACACAAAACAGAGTATCAGATATTGAACGTGGGATGGCAGGATGGCAAGGTTTTGTAGCTTATTTATCAACCGATAGAGGCGCGAACAGACTTCGAGGCTAAGTAAGATACCTGTAGTAGCGGGTCTCGTGAGCAAGACGTCCATGGCAGATGAAAACAGAAGAAACCATGCATGCACGTCCGGCTGGAGAAGAATCAATTCCGCACGGTACTTGAGTATCGAGCTCAAGTTCCGCGACCCATAAAATAACACGATGTAGCACGATGGTTGGACAAAGCTGGGAGTGGGCTCTATCAGATTACGGCAGATGCCTGAATCTACAACAGGGAATCGTATATGGATCCTTTACGTGTTGTGTTGTGAGGGACTTCCTGAACATATTTGCGCGACATGTCATTGCTGACACGCGCGCCATCGAATGTCGTATATGGCTTCTCGGCCACATGATCCACGCGAAATGCATGCCCTGGAATCAACGTTGAAGGACCCAGAGGGGGCTGACCGAACAATAAAATTCATCACAATTCAGCACCTGTCATTCAAGGATCTGCACTAATAGAAGCTAAGACTAGTCCTGTCGAGGTAAAGTCAATTTTCGTCCACCTTATCTGGGGCAGGTTTCCTGAATGCTGAAACATTCATCACTCAGCCAATATGTTGCGCCGAGCTGTCAAACAGCTCGTGACATCTGGTACTCATCAAGAAATCTGCAAACCTTATCCTTCTAGCGGATCCAAGCAAATAAACTATGGTCCGGCGGTTTAGACCAGCAAAagattggtgttgatgtctATTCTAGCTAGCTATTATCTCTTAATTGTCACCAAAGGCCCTAATTCTCTAGGTCAACTTACTAAGGCATTGGTGATGCGTTGACATACCTGACCCGCCCAGCCTTCTGTGCCACTTCAACTCCCAGTGGAGGCTTCAAATTTCTCGGGGTCTTGTTAGTGAGCATCGACCTCGAACAGTTTCCCCGCTATTGCAACCTCGCTTGCCCTGGACGCTTGGGCGTCGCGAGAGTCAAGCAGCCAATCAACAACAACTAACTTGCCCATCGACCTGTTGCCTTGCCCCTCGTTTCCGCGTCGTCCAAGAACTGACCTGCTTTGGCGTACATCCATACCTAGGTACACAATCACTTTGCCTGTGTCCTCTACCAAACACTCCCACAACACAATCGTCTGACCAATATTATCCAGTCAACCAGCGGTGATGTTGCCATCAGCGTATACATCCCTTACCATCACGGATTATCCATAAACGCCTGCTCTGATCCAGGAGCTAGAATCTATCGTCATCGTTTTGGTTCAAGGCGTCCCTGCGCCCTGTCTGCTTTGTTTCTATTCCCCGTGTGCGTGCGTAACCGTGCCTCTCAGCGCATCGGCCTCTCGATATCGATAATCTCGGCATCGGATGCCTGCGCGCGACCAAGTTCATCCTACCTCTTAGGCGATTGCGCCGATACATCCCATGGACCCGGCAGATATCTTCCGGCAAGGCTTCGGCCAAGTTGCTCCCCGCCAGAATCCCGTCTTCATGGGTcaccctcaacaccacatgGTCCAGTTCCAGCAGCAGCCGCCACCTCCGCCGGCTTTCAGGAAACCTGTACAGCAGACTGACGAAACTTCGGATGGCGACGGCTCGAGTCACCGCATTGCCCACACTCTGACAGCTTGCTGCCGTTGCCGACAGGTACTTATCCTCTTGGTGCAACTCGATAATCTGAGCTACATGCTAATGTATTCCTATGTAGAGGAAAACTCGATGCGATCCAACTTTGCCCCGCTGTTTGCCATGTGAAAGATCCGGATCGACTTGCGAATACCTTGATGCAGCCAAAGGTCGCAAGATCAACAGGCATTATGTTATTAGGCTACAGGACAAAGTCAGGCAACTCGAGGCGGAGCTTAGCCAATATACCGACGACGAAAATGAGTACCCTACAAGTAATGAAGATATGGTACGGCCCGGCGGAATGGTTCGGCTGAATGGTGGCGATGAGACCCCTCGATACCTAGGACCCAGTAGCGGTATCGCAATGACACGTCTTCTTATGGAGCAAGCGAAAAGATACACTGATTCCAAACGCATCTCCGATCTCATCCCCAGCGTCCGCGCCAGACAAGCTCGTATGCAGTCTATACAAATGACGGGGCCTTCGGCAAGGAGAAAGAGTTACCCCATGATTAGCCAGCATCCAGCCGAAAGTTTGCCCACAAGAGCTGTTGCAGATAAGTTACTGGAGATCTTTAACCAGAAAGGTAAATCTCAATCCTATTTTGGACTACTCCATTGGGAATGCTAACTTATAAAAGCTCAACTCTTCTGGCCTGTTCTGCACGAAAAAGATCTTCTACAGGATCTAGATGCGGTCTACAATGGCGACACTGATCCCTATCGGCTTTTTATTGTCAGAATGCTTGTAGCCATCAGCTTACAAAAGCTTGACACGCAATATGCTGGTTTGGCAGACAGCTACTACTTGGCAGCAATGCAATTATTCGAAGACGTCGTCCGCCCCAAGGATCTCAAGACATTGCAATGCCTTGTGCTTCTCGGAGAATATTCGCTTCTCACCCCTACAAGGACGCCGATCTACTATGTGATCGGCCTGGCCGCTAGAATATGCCAGCAAGAAGGACTCGCTAGCGAAAAGACTATTTCTACAGGGTACAACTTGGATGCCAAAACAATCGATATGAGGAGGCGGATTATCTGGACTGTGGCCGCGATGGAATATGGCTTGGCGCACAGTATGGGTAGGCCCAACAGTTTTGCGACAGGCGACGACCGACTAGACGTCGAATTCTTCGCAGCAGTCGACGACGACAATATCACTGACCAGGGCATCCAGCCTGGCCCTCCCAGTGAGCGTAAACTTGTTGCTATTCATTTCTACAGAATGAGAATGTGCCAGGCCGAGATCCGAAGGGCTTtgtatgagaagaagaaggaagaaccAAAGAACGACTCGCACCCTTGGTTTGCAAGaattgagaagatgaacAAAGAATGGCTAGATGCATCACCTACAAGCCCCGATTGGTGCAAGCCTTGGTATGTCCCCCTCCATGCTATTGCTCTCATGTCTAATGCGATTCGATAGGTTCACCGGCAGGTATCATCAGATGAGGATATTCATGTATAGACCTTCTCCGCAGATTCCAAAGCCATCACCTCGCGCCGCTGCGATTTGTTATGAGAGCGCAGCGTATATCATCCAGCTCAATGCTAAGCAGATGGGAAGTGGCGCAGATCTCACATGGGTTTTCCTTCTGACTGTGAACATGTCCCTCAACACACTCTT of Fusarium oxysporum Fo47 chromosome I, complete sequence contains these proteins:
- a CDS encoding fungal-specific transcription factor domain-containing protein; the encoded protein is MPRPSFSHNPLLRVSRPVSACSRCRAAKVKCDGKLPACTACEKAGRSNECSAANDQFARGKERSYVAALELRIEKLEKRLQFAKSRKASVALHDTDASAFNVQQMDRRDSLALIRAAIHRKAAQKRETSDVNSLVSDFGFLSVNATTRDFEPISTNMTFARLVLAATTNDALPESDQARLPPRQTAHVLVQHYMDNVYSLFPCFSETSLLTALDDIYQEDTRTIKDSDYWMVYMVLAIGSTVQSKRSQDTHYLTGLEYASRAMNHADGALTPGYVTQIQSLLLLTQYAMLDPAHFDSWHLIGFTARAIVDLGFHQDPPLSSIPDKASLDMRRKIFYCVYALDRQVSITLSFAISMVHARTFSFTDDTVNVAFPQASNNGRKSSVSGPITGPQPADPALLLFQLRRAQSHWYQELYQSGSVPLQDPISYIWKMCLDMREWQDTLPTNLAPEIRQLFDQELRYSYVYCIAPSARAPSITDYNRILIFEHSMAYLDTVHEIAHGAQNSGFYTYHDVLRVYFMANQFLAVLRDAEDMLLSGMPVPIPISRPGAAPAPPLPRRLQPQGMNGEDNLDRSLRCLDKVSQTLDTYGDRWADASTWRESFSMISQEMVDRLSRRKQIRDTAREQYQLQYQGRGIPPQTQAGF
- a CDS encoding general substrate transporter; this encodes MPSKTRVYNWFIAMVAASCMTLYGFDSSVFNALQASENWLNWFNLDLKNDSYTVGLINTCYTIGAIVSGFFIGGPLADWLGRRAGMGIGCFITIIAAIIQAFAPKGKLGVFILGRVLIGIGQGTALTAGPVYIGEVSPPEIRGQVMTFWQLFYSVGAFIAYWINFACGKNREKLGEWDWRMVVIFQVLVPILVIILLPFQPESPRFLIKKGKIDDARSALRSIRDTEEEVEDEVLAIQAAIEYEKEAISPGYRALFKDPSIRKRFGIAVVLNVGQQLTGQGTLNTYSTSIYKQVWTSTEKINLINALWATMGILFTLNAVWTADRFGRRWLFMVGAAGMALCMLIVPVIGLATPTPKTEPTAIGIVVMLYLFIFFYKPSWGAGVWMWTSEVFSANVRTQAVGMASQCQNVANTIFQQFFPTFLAKTGLKCLFFFFAVNILLCVFVFFFVPETKGISLEHMDTVFGGADHTEKGAQMLGVDAAQHQTQEFKDGAEIQQSEKKRESV
- a CDS encoding fungal-specific transcription factor domain-containing protein, producing MDPADIFRQGFGQVAPRQNPVFMGHPQHHMVQFQQQPPPPPAFRKPVQQTDETSDGDGSSHRIAHTLTACCRCRQRKTRCDPTLPRCLPCERSGSTCEYLDAAKGRKINRHYVIRLQDKVRQLEAELSQYTDDENEYPTSNEDMVRPGGMVRLNGGDETPRYLGPSSGIAMTRLLMEQAKRYTDSKRISDLIPSVRARQARMQSIQMTGPSARRKSYPMISQHPAESLPTRAVADKLLEIFNQKAQLFWPVLHEKDLLQDLDAVYNGDTDPYRLFIVRMLVAISLQKLDTQYAGLADSYYLAAMQLFEDVVRPKDLKTLQCLVLLGEYSLLTPTRTPIYYVIGLAARICQQEGLASEKTISTGYNLDAKTIDMRRRIIWTVAAMEYGLAHSMGRPNSFATGDDRLDVEFFAAVDDDNITDQGIQPGPPSERKLVAIHFYRMRMCQAEIRRALYEKKKEEPKNDSHPWFARIEKMNKEWLDASPTSPDWCKPWFTGRYHQMRIFMYRPSPQIPKPSPRAAAICYESAAYIIQLNAKQMGSGADLTWVFLLTVNMSLNTLLWTVSYPEVRRAHPRHEVETLVQTSMEVLDRCTERWPGTASASQLYSIFSKACLQGYDERPMTGQAAGFFTTPPSFADPNSPEAFQNLQQVQAPYQNPPQFNHVFNSPPEAMNAYAFDPNFPPPQPSFRSNSIFFNPASNEPTGRRFSYFPPDFMQPGENMMDDPTPPATTTPEQHITSPPDHMSEQLPTPPDSIPTGNMATPTPSNTLSPSNTLTAHPTPIMQHASPAGVPLVPVQTNMSPPIKIEQSQRGPTFVVPQNPQAAPTQRPLPTPSGIGDWFSPPAPFISPYAFNNMSNSFFNDSMANPGNYGDMSGSGLGLQNIQGGNAPPPEFDYGFARQGSLTQSQQLELMNVLETEGMGDIDAFLNGGNISNNRWY